One genomic region from Phycisphaerae bacterium encodes:
- a CDS encoding LacI family transcriptional regulator: protein MAITTYDIARKAGVHQSTVSRVLSGFPHVHPQTAERVRQACRELDYVPNAAARTLRTRRSSAIAVHLPVGTETVLADPFVPVFLSAVSRQAARHGYSVLLSNAGSEDDETSLAALIQTRRADGAIVTSPAQDDPTIETLARERIPCVLGRYEGQLSRRMVCVDIDNRHTGRQAGRFLAARGHRRIGLLTEPPEYLVGRDFRAGFIEALTQADVTCATELLKQSPITFEAAFRAASELLVLRDPPTAIVVNTELKVFGVLEAVRQSGRNVLVLGVESPLLVFQHPRLPRIRAPIDELGRRMAATLIAMLGAKSPSPQPQMLRAQIIDENGNVFGGNDHE, encoded by the coding sequence CACGTCCATCCCCAGACCGCCGAGCGGGTCCGGCAGGCCTGCCGCGAGCTTGACTATGTTCCCAACGCCGCCGCCCGGACCCTGCGAACCCGCCGCAGCAGCGCCATCGCCGTTCACCTGCCCGTAGGCACCGAGACCGTGCTGGCCGACCCCTTCGTACCCGTGTTCCTCAGCGCCGTGAGCCGCCAGGCCGCCCGCCACGGCTACAGCGTGCTGCTCTCGAACGCCGGCTCCGAGGATGACGAGACCAGCCTGGCCGCCCTGATCCAAACCCGCCGGGCCGACGGGGCCATCGTCACTTCGCCGGCGCAGGACGATCCGACCATCGAGACCCTTGCCCGCGAGCGCATCCCGTGCGTGCTGGGCCGCTATGAAGGCCAGCTCAGCCGGCGCATGGTCTGCGTCGATATCGACAACCGCCACACCGGCCGCCAGGCCGGACGATTCCTGGCCGCTCGCGGCCATCGGCGGATCGGCCTGCTCACCGAACCACCCGAGTACCTCGTCGGCCGTGATTTCCGCGCCGGGTTTATCGAGGCCCTGACCCAGGCGGACGTCACTTGCGCGACAGAGTTGCTTAAGCAGTCGCCCATCACCTTCGAAGCGGCCTTCCGGGCCGCCAGCGAACTGCTGGTGCTGCGCGACCCCCCGACCGCCATCGTGGTCAACACCGAACTGAAGGTCTTCGGCGTCCTGGAGGCGGTGCGGCAATCCGGGCGGAACGTCCTGGTGCTCGGCGTCGAATCGCCCCTGCTGGTCTTCCAGCATCCGCGGCTTCCCCGCATCCGCGCCCCGATCGACGAGCTGGGCCGCCGTATGGCCGCGACACTGATCGCCATGCTCGGAGCCAAAAGCCCGTCGCCGCAGCCGCAGATGCTGCGGGCGCAGATCATCGACGAAAACGGAAACGTCTTTGGAGGCAACGACCATGAGTGA